GCAACGACTGCCGCCAGTTGCGCGGACGGCCCGGACCTGCGTTGTAGCCAGCGGTGGCCAGCACGGCGGACCCGTCGAACTGATTGTAGATCATCGCCAGGTAGTTCGTGCCGAGCAGGATGTTGGTGTTGATGTCGTTCATCTGCTCGCGCGACACCGGTCCGAGACCGATCTTCTTCGCGACCAGTTGCGCGGTGCCCGGCATCAACTGCATCAGTCCGCCCGCGCCGACTTCCGAGCGCGCGTTGATGATGAAGCGCGACTCCTGGCGGATCAGCCCGTACGCCCACTCGACGTCGAGCCCGCTCGACTGCGCGTCCTGCTCGACGATATCGCGGAACGGCGACAGATAGCGCAGCGAGAAATCGTGCTCGCTTTTCGTGCGGTCCGCGGTGTTGACGGTGCGGTCGTACAGCTGGATGCGGCGCGCGTACTCGGCGGCCGCGAGCAGTTGCCGGTCGGACATGGTGCGCAACGGCCAGTTCCACTCGCGATTGCCTTCGAGCCGCAGGTTCAGCGCATAGAAGCGCCGCGCGAGATCGAAGCCCGGCGTGGCACCGGCTTGCTGCACTTCAGCGTCGGTCACGGTGGTTTTCGGCGGCACGGTGATCTTCTGCCCGAGCTCTTCGAGCGCGAGCTGGCCGTAGAAGTTGAAGTTCGACGCGATCGACTGGAATTCCTGGCTGGCCGTGGCCGTATCGCCGGCCTGCTTCAGCGCGCGCGCGTGCCAGTACACCCACGACGGTTGCTTACGCAGCGACTCGGGCATCTGCTCGATCGACCAGCGCACCATGTTCCAGTCGCCGGCGAGCAGCGCGCTGCGCGTGCGCCATTCATACGCGGGATTGGACAGCGGCGCGTTCGCCGACAGCCGGAACCAGTCGACTGCGCCGGGCATCTGCTTGAGCGCGCCCTGGTAGCCGATCGTGCCCCAGCCGATCGCGCGTTCGGGCGAATTCAGCGACGGCGCGACCGACGCGAACGTGGCCGCGGCCATCGCCGGATCGTTGCGCGCCATACGAGTGATGGCGAGCAGCGCCAGCTGATGTGACTGCGCATCCGGCCCGACGCCGCGCGCGAGCAACAGCGGCGGCGTACTGGTCGCCTGGCCGAACAGCACCGGGTCGGGCGGCTGGTCGCCGAGGGCGTCGACGAGCTTGCTGCCGGTGCTCGTGTAGTTCTGCTCATACGCGAGACGGATCTGCTGCCAGATGTCGTCGGCGCTGAACTGGCGGTTCGAACCGAGCACCGTGATCAGGTCGACGCAGCCGTCGCCGTACCATTTCGGCTCGACGAGCAGCGCTCGCGCCGCGTCCGCGACGTTCTCGCCGCGCGAGGCGCGCGATTCGAGCGCGTAGCACTTCACCTGGGTGTCGTCGTCGAGCACGAACTTCGCGTACTGCTGGTCGAAATTGCGCCAGTCGTGGCGCGTGCCGAGCACGGTCAGGTAGTCGTTGCGCATGCGATCGGCGATCGCCTGGCCGTCGTACTTCTGCAGGAACGCGAGCACGGGCGCGTCCGGCGCGTCGATGCGCGCGTGGCCGCCTGAATCGAACAACTGCGGCTTGATCTGGAAGTACTCGAGATACGACGGCGCCGGATAATCCGGGATCATGCTCGCGAGCTGGGCAGCGCGCGGCGCGTCGTTATTGCGCGCGGCTTCGCGCAGCTGGACGAAAATCTGGTCGTCGTTCGTGAGTTGCGACAGCGGAAGCGGCTTGACGGCCGAGGCGGTGCTGCAGGCAACGAGTGCCGCTGCGGCGAGCGCAATACCGGCCGCGCGATATACTCGAAAAAGGCGTTTTGACATCGTTGTTTCTGGAGCGCGAATTGGACGCAAGCATAGCACGCCCCCCTATCCCGGCAGCGAAAAAGGCGCTGCGCCGAATGTTGCTGGAAAGCCGTCTGCAAGCGGCTTCCGAGCCGGCGAAGAATGCCGCGCTAGCGCGTCGAATGCTCGACGCGCTGAAGCACTACGCGGTGCCGAGCGTGGGATTCTACTGGCCCCTCGCCGGTGAATTCGACGCGCGCGGCGCGATCGCGATCTGGCTGGCGGCGAGCCCGCATCACGAAGCCAGTCTGCCAATCGTTAAAGAACGTGGCATGGCGCTCGAATTCCATGTGTGGACGCCCGCGACGCCGATGAAAATCGGCCATCACAAGATTGCCGAACCCACCTCGGGGCGCGTCGTGCTGCCCGAACTGCTGTTCGTGCCCTGCGTGGGTTTCGACTCGGACGGCTACCGCCTCGGCTATGGCGGCGGCTATTACGACCGCACGCTGGCCGGCTGGCCGGCCGCGCACAAGCCGATCACGGTAGGCATCGCCTATGAAGCCTGCCGCACCGACGCGCTGGAACGCGAGCCGCATGACATTCCTCTCGATCTGATCGTTACCGAAGCGGGGTTTCATCCGGCGCTGCCGGTCTGAACGCGCGAAGCGCGCGGCGCCCGGTGCGTTACAGCGAAGCGGCCGCGCGCGCCGCCGTGTCGTACAGGCCCGACGCATTGCGCATCAACTGCGCGGCTTCGCCAATCTGCTGGTTGGACAGGCCGCTTTCCTTGAGCGTCGAGATCAGGCAGTTTTCGCGCACCTCACGATATTTCAGGCATAGCTCGCGGCCCGCGTCGGTGGCGGAAAAGAACACTTCCTTGCCGGTCTTTTCGCTTTTTACGTACCCTCTAGCTACGAGCTTTTTCAACGCGTAGGTCGCCACGTGCGTGTCCTCGATGTTCAGCACGAAACAGATGTCCGCGAGCTTCTTGCGGCGTTCGCGATGGCTCACGTGGTGCAGCAGCGACACCTCGATCGCGGTCATGTCCTTGTCGCCGGCCGCCGACATGCAGCGCACCATCCAGCGGTTGAACGCATTGCCCGCCATGATCAGCGCGTATTCGAGCTCGGACAGCTCGGCACTGCTTTCGGAGACGAGATGTTCCGACGAAACGATCTTGGTGGGATGACGCGTCATACGGGGTTCCCGGGACGGAAATGGGCTGGAAAAGTGTCGCAAGTGTACGACGATGCCCCGCCGCCGACGAGCCCTGCACAAACGCTTATTGGTAAATCGTCGATATTTTATTGATAATGTACACTCCGAACGTCGCTGACTCCGCTCCGGGTATGCGCCAACGCGCCGCGCCGTCCGTCCCATGTTCCGACTCGTTGCGGGCCGCCCAGTCATGAACCAACCACGAATTTTTCCCTTGGGCGATGCCGCGCTCGTCTGCGAAGCGCCGCCACCCGCTACGCTGGAGTGCCAGCAGCGCGTCTGGGCCGCAGCCACGGCCGCGCGCGACTGGCCGCAGGTGCTCGAAGTCGTGCCTGGCATGAACAATCTGACGCTCGTGTTCGACCCGCTCGAGACCGACGCCGACGCGCTCGGCGAGCAGTTGCTCACGGCTTGGAACACGGTGGCCGAAGCCGCCGCGCCGGGGCGCGACGTCGAGATTCCGGTGCAATACGGCGGCGTATTTGGTCCGGATCTGCAGGCGGTCGCCGAACATACGGGCTTGCGCGCGCGCGAGGTCGTCGAGCGTCATGCGGGCGGCGCCTACGTGGTGTTCTTTCTCGGCTTTCAGCCCGGCTTCGCCTATATGGGCGGGCTCGACGCCGCGCTGCACACGCCGCGCCGCGCGTCGCCGCGGCTCGAGGTCCCGGCGGGCTCGGTCGGCATCGGCGGCGAGCAGACGGGGATTTATCCAGCGGTGTCGCCGGGCGGCTGGCAGCTGATCGGCCGCACCGAGGTGCCGCTGTTCGATCCGGCGCGCCGCCCGCCCACACTGCTGCAGCCCGGCGACCGGGTGCGCTTCACGATCGCGGGGCTCCACGCATGATCGACGTGATCCGCGCGGGTCTTCAGACCACGATCCAGGACCTCGGCCGCCACGGCTACCGGCATCTCGGCGTCGCGATGGGCGGTGCGCTCGACCGTCTGTCGCTCGAAGTCGGCAACCGGCTGGTGGGCAACCGCCCCGGCGCGGCCGGCCTCGAAATCACCTTCGGCCCGACCGTGCTGCGCTTTCTGCGCGCCACGCGCGTCGCGATCACCGGTACCGAGTTCGGCGCGACGCTCGACGGCAAACCCGTTTATTCGTGGTGGAGCCTGCCCGTGCAGGCCGGCCAGGAACTCGTGCTGCACGCGGCGAAGCGCGGCATGCGCGGCTATGTCTGCGTGGCGGGCGGCATCGACGTGCTGCCGATGCTCGGCTCGCGCAGCACCGATCTCGCCGGCCATTTCGGCGGACTCGGCGGCCGCGCGCTGAATGACGGCGACCGTCTTCCGGTCGGGGTCCCGCCGCAGCGCGGCCAACTCGGCGTCACGCCCGAGGCGCCCGAATTCGGCGTAAAGGCGCCCGCCTGGTGCAAGTTCGTGCTGGTCGACGAGCCATTGCGACGCGGCCGGCATCCGTCGGGCGTGCCGTGGGCCATCCCGATTCGCGTGCTGCGCGGCCCCGAATATGACAGCTTCACCCCGGACGCGCAGCAGTCGTTCTGGTCCGACGAGTGGCTCGTCACGCCGAACAGCAACCGCATGGGCTACCGCCTCGCCGGCACGGAACTCAAACGCACGCACAAGACCGATCTGCTGTCGCACGCGGTGCTGCCCGGCACGATCCAGGTCCCGCCGAACGGCCAGCCGATCGTGTTGATGAGCGACGCGCAGACCACCGGCGGCTATCCGAAGATCGGTGCAGTGATCCAGGCCGATCTGTGGAAGCTCGCGCAGGTGCGCCTGAACGCGGCTGTCCGTTTCATCCCCACGACGCTCTACGAGGCGCGCCAGGCCTTGCTCGAAGAACGCGCGTATCTGCGGCAAATCGATGCCGCGATCGCGATGCATGAAGAGCGTTGCGCGCGCCAGGCGGCGCTCGCGGCGCTATAACGCTGAAAAAGGAATTCCCATGGAAATCGATCTGAACGCCGATCTCGGCGAAGGCTGCGGCTCGGACGAGGCGCTGCTCGACCTCGTGAGTTCGGCCAACATCGCGTGCGGCTGGCATGCGGGTGGCCCCAACGCGATGCGCGACTGCGTGCGTTGGGCCGTGCAAAAAGGCGTGTCGATCGGCGCGCATCCGAGCTTCAACGATCCCGAGAATTTCGGCCGCAAGGAAATGGATTTGCCGGCGGGCGATATCTACGCGGGCGTGCTGTATCAGCTCGGCGCGCTGTCGGCGATCGCGCAGGCCGAGGGTGGGCGTATCGCGCATGTGAAGCCGCACGGCGCGCTGTACAACCAGGCCGCGCGCGACGCGAAAATCGCCGACGCGATCGTCTCCGCGGTGCACGATTTCGATCCGTCGGTCGCGGTGTTCGCGCTCGCCAACAGCGGGCTCGTGAGCGCGGCGCGCAACGCGGGCCTGACCGCGATCGAGGAAGTGTTCGCCGACCGCGGCTATCGAGCCGACGGCTCGCTCGTGCCGCGCAAGGAGCCGGGCGCGTTGCTCGACGACGAGGACGAAGTGCTCGCGCGCACGCTCACGATGATCCGCGAGCAACGCGTGAAGGCCGTCGACGGTCAATGGGTCGCGCTGAACGCGCAGACCATCTGCCTGCACGGCGACGGCCCGCATGCGCTCGCGTTCGCGCGACGCATTCGTGGTGCGCTTGCCGACGCCGGCATCGAAGTGCACCCGGCGGGCGCCGCGCGCGTTTGAGGGTTGGCATTATCGTCGGCCGCACCGCGCGCCGATCCGATCCAGCGCCCCGCTGCGATGCGGGGCGTTTGCCGGCCCGGAGCATCTATCGTGATGCCTTTCAACGGCGGTGCGTACGACGCAAATGACTAAATATCGCGAAAGAAACAACGACTAACATCAGCGAGACCAGAAAACTGACAACCAACAACGTTGCGACGATGATGTCCGTGTTGTTTTCTCCACCGACCGAACCCAGCGCGTTGAAAAGCGGGGCAAAAAACTCAGAGCCCGCGCCGCTAGCAAACCATTCATCAATACCCGGCATGCGGGCAATTCCCACTGCGATGGGAAGCGTCAGCGCCAGTGCGAGCACAATACCAATCAGCGCTTTTTTCATTTCACGTTGAGAGTGCCGTAGTATCGGGTCGTCGTTCCGGGAATGAACGCGGGCGGCTGCGCTTTCAGGTATGACCGCAGCGCCTTGAACTGCTCGCGGGACGAAAGCGTAATACAACCATCGCTTTCTCCAGATCGTCCTACCGGGTGCAATCGAAACCTGCCGCGTCGCACACCGTCTACGAACATCCAATCATCAATGCGTTGGTCGATGTGGTACAGAGCAAACCATTCCGCGCGGTGCGAGGCCGCGTCCTGCGATTCGCCATCGATACCATCGATCTTGATAAAGATGTCCTGTGCCATCCTTGGATCTCCTCCCTGTTAGTTGCTTGCGGAAAACTTTCGGCAAAGCTAACAGGCACCGGATGCGGTACGACTCGGACTCCTCCGAGAAATGCGCAAGAAGTTCACGACGCTGATCGCGATGGACTGCCTCAGCACGGCGATCGCGCTATACGGGGTGGTCCGCAGTTGCTACCGATCGACCCCACCGCCACACCGGCGACCTCGCCCCAACTCACCCCGCCTCGACCACAAACCCGTGCTGCCGCAATAGCTGCAGCACGCCCTTCGGTCCACCCAGATGCAGCGCGCCGATCGCGACGAACAGCGGCTTGTTCGGCGCGGCGAGTTGCAGCATCTTCGCGACGAAGCGGCGATTGCGCTCATAGACGATCCGGTTGTCGATCGAATTGGAGACGCGCGGATCGCGCGCGAGCTTCTCCGATTTGGCCGCCTGCCACGCGGCGATCGCATCGGCATCGCCGACCCGCCACAGCCGATGCAGCGTGCGCACGTCCTCGACGTTCTGCGCGGGCGTCTGCACCAGATCCTGCGCGAGCATCTCACGCTGCTGCGCAGCCGACAGTCCGGTGAACGCGCGCATCTGCTGCGCGAGCGTTTCGAGTCCGACGATCTTGCCGCGCGTCCTCAGATACACGTTCTGCAACTGCGCTTCGGTGCCGTATTCGGTTTGAAGACCCGCGGACAGCGAGTCGTAGGTCTCGACCACGAGCGACGCGAGCCACGGCCGCATCTTCTTGATCGCGTCGAGCGCGGCCGGGTTGCCGCGCAGCCGCAACGCGAGCTTGCGCCACAGCGGCTCAGGCAGCAGGCCCGGCAGGCAGTCGCGCTTGCACACGCCGTACTTCGAAACGTCGTCCTGCGACACCAGCAATTCGTCGGGCGACAGTTCCAGCGCAAGCGTCGGCGACGCCGCGAGCGCCGCGAGGATCGGCGCGCGGAACGGCTGTCCCGCCGGATAGTCGGCGGGGTCGCCCACGTGCAGCGTGCCGAGCACGTAGATGGTGGTATTGCCGCGCGTCGCGACATAGAACGGCATGCGCGCCGGTTGCTGGCGCACCGGGCCGCTCGCCGTGGTGCCGGGCGCCGCGGGCGGCGCAATGGAAGGCGGCGGCCTGGCTGGCACCGTGACCGCCGGACGAACCGCCGGGCCTGGCGCGTTGGCCGCCGCACCGGCGGCGTGAGCGATGCCGGCTTGGGCCGCACCCACCGCCAGCGCGCAGGCTACGCGAAAAAAAACCGGCAGAGACGCCGGAACAAGCAGAGATAAAACCGCACGCGCCAGCGTATGAAAAACGACACGGGCGAAGCGTCCAGCAAACGCGCTGCCAGGCGCGGCGCCTTCCAGCGCACGCGCCTCACGGCGCCGCGCGAAGGCGGCCACCCAGCCGCCTTCACACGAGCGGCGCGCAAGACGACGCGCCGCCACCGCATCAGGCATCCACGTCCCCCACCTCTTCGGCGCGGTGACACGAGACGAGGCGGCCGTCCACTTCACGCAGCTTCGGCTCCTCGCTGCGGCAACGGTCGATCACATAAGGACAGCGCTGATGGAACGTGCAGCCCGACGGCGGATTCAGCGGCGACGGCATTTCGCCTTGCAGCTTGATCTTGATCGTGCGGTCCGCCTCGAAGATCGACGGCGTCGCCGACATCAGCGCGCGCGTGTACGGATGGCGCGGCTTCGAGAAGATGCGCTGCTTGTCGCCCAGTTCGGCGACGCCGCCGAAGTACATGACCATCACGTCATCGGCGATATGCTCGACCACCGACAGATTGTGCGAAATGAACACATAGCTCGTCTTGAACTGATCCTGCAGATCCATGAACAGGTTCAGGATCTGCGCCTGGATCGACACGTCGAGCGCGGACACCGGTTCGTCGGCGACCACGATCTGCGGATCGAGGATCATCGCGCGAGCGATCGCGACCCGCTGACGCTGGCCGCCGGAGAACATGTGCGGATAGCGCTTCGCGTGCTCGGGCCGCAGGCCGACCGTGCGCATCATCTGCGCGATCCGATCGGCGCGTTCGGTCGCGCTCATCTGCGTGTTGATCGCGAGCGGTTCGCCGAGCGTCTGCTCGACGGTCTTGCGCGGATTGAGCGACGCAAACGGGTTCTGGAACACCATCTGCACGCGCCGCCTGAGCGCCGCGATCTTCTCGCGATTCGCGCCGGCCACGTCCTCGCCGTCGATCAGCAAGCGGCCCGCGCTCGGCGTTTCGATCATCGTCAGCTGACGCGCGAGCGTCGACTTGCCGCAGCCGGACTCGCCCACCACCGCAAGCGTCTTGCCGCGTTCGAGCGCGAACGACACGCCGTTCAGCGCCTTCACCGTGCCGTGCGCGAACATGCCGCGCTTGACCGTGTAGTAGCGCGCGAGCTGATCGGCGACGAGCACGTGGTCGCCAGTGCGACCCGACTGGCGACGGGTTTCGGGTACTGCGCTCATCGGGCGCCTCCTTGCGTGTGAACGTTGGCGTCCTTCTCGAGGTTCAGCGGCTTG
Above is a window of Paraburkholderia sprentiae WSM5005 DNA encoding:
- a CDS encoding lytic transglycosylase domain-containing protein — its product is MSKRLFRVYRAAGIALAAAALVACSTASAVKPLPLSQLTNDDQIFVQLREAARNNDAPRAAQLASMIPDYPAPSYLEYFQIKPQLFDSGGHARIDAPDAPVLAFLQKYDGQAIADRMRNDYLTVLGTRHDWRNFDQQYAKFVLDDDTQVKCYALESRASRGENVADAARALLVEPKWYGDGCVDLITVLGSNRQFSADDIWQQIRLAYEQNYTSTGSKLVDALGDQPPDPVLFGQATSTPPLLLARGVGPDAQSHQLALLAITRMARNDPAMAAATFASVAPSLNSPERAIGWGTIGYQGALKQMPGAVDWFRLSANAPLSNPAYEWRTRSALLAGDWNMVRWSIEQMPESLRKQPSWVYWHARALKQAGDTATASQEFQSIASNFNFYGQLALEELGQKITVPPKTTVTDAEVQQAGATPGFDLARRFYALNLRLEGNREWNWPLRTMSDRQLLAAAEYARRIQLYDRTVNTADRTKSEHDFSLRYLSPFRDIVEQDAQSSGLDVEWAYGLIRQESRFIINARSEVGAGGLMQLMPGTAQLVAKKIGLGPVSREQMNDINTNILLGTNYLAMIYNQFDGSAVLATAGYNAGPGRPRNWRQSLQRPVEGAIFAEAIPFQETRDYVKNVLSNTVYYAALFEGRPQSLKARLGYIAP
- a CDS encoding 5-formyltetrahydrofolate cyclo-ligase; amino-acid sequence: MLLESRLQAASEPAKNAALARRMLDALKHYAVPSVGFYWPLAGEFDARGAIAIWLAASPHHEASLPIVKERGMALEFHVWTPATPMKIGHHKIAEPTSGRVVLPELLFVPCVGFDSDGYRLGYGGGYYDRTLAGWPAAHKPITVGIAYEACRTDALEREPHDIPLDLIVTEAGFHPALPV
- a CDS encoding winged helix DNA-binding protein, whose amino-acid sequence is MTRHPTKIVSSEHLVSESSAELSELEYALIMAGNAFNRWMVRCMSAAGDKDMTAIEVSLLHHVSHRERRKKLADICFVLNIEDTHVATYALKKLVARGYVKSEKTGKEVFFSATDAGRELCLKYREVRENCLISTLKESGLSNQQIGEAAQLMRNASGLYDTAARAAASL
- the pxpB gene encoding 5-oxoprolinase subunit PxpB, translating into MNQPRIFPLGDAALVCEAPPPATLECQQRVWAAATAARDWPQVLEVVPGMNNLTLVFDPLETDADALGEQLLTAWNTVAEAAAPGRDVEIPVQYGGVFGPDLQAVAEHTGLRAREVVERHAGGAYVVFFLGFQPGFAYMGGLDAALHTPRRASPRLEVPAGSVGIGGEQTGIYPAVSPGGWQLIGRTEVPLFDPARRPPTLLQPGDRVRFTIAGLHA
- a CDS encoding 5-oxoprolinase subunit C family protein; translation: MIDVIRAGLQTTIQDLGRHGYRHLGVAMGGALDRLSLEVGNRLVGNRPGAAGLEITFGPTVLRFLRATRVAITGTEFGATLDGKPVYSWWSLPVQAGQELVLHAAKRGMRGYVCVAGGIDVLPMLGSRSTDLAGHFGGLGGRALNDGDRLPVGVPPQRGQLGVTPEAPEFGVKAPAWCKFVLVDEPLRRGRHPSGVPWAIPIRVLRGPEYDSFTPDAQQSFWSDEWLVTPNSNRMGYRLAGTELKRTHKTDLLSHAVLPGTIQVPPNGQPIVLMSDAQTTGGYPKIGAVIQADLWKLAQVRLNAAVRFIPTTLYEARQALLEERAYLRQIDAAIAMHEERCARQAALAAL
- the pxpA gene encoding 5-oxoprolinase subunit PxpA, with amino-acid sequence MEIDLNADLGEGCGSDEALLDLVSSANIACGWHAGGPNAMRDCVRWAVQKGVSIGAHPSFNDPENFGRKEMDLPAGDIYAGVLYQLGALSAIAQAEGGRIAHVKPHGALYNQAARDAKIADAIVSAVHDFDPSVAVFALANSGLVSAARNAGLTAIEEVFADRGYRADGSLVPRKEPGALLDDEDEVLARTLTMIREQRVKAVDGQWVALNAQTICLHGDGPHALAFARRIRGALADAGIEVHPAGAARV
- a CDS encoding tlde1 domain-containing protein — encoded protein: MAQDIFIKIDGIDGESQDAASHRAEWFALYHIDQRIDDWMFVDGVRRGRFRLHPVGRSGESDGCITLSSREQFKALRSYLKAQPPAFIPGTTTRYYGTLNVK
- a CDS encoding TraB/GumN family protein; translated protein: MPDAVAARRLARRSCEGGWVAAFARRREARALEGAAPGSAFAGRFARVVFHTLARAVLSLLVPASLPVFFRVACALAVGAAQAGIAHAAGAAANAPGPAVRPAVTVPARPPPSIAPPAAPGTTASGPVRQQPARMPFYVATRGNTTIYVLGTLHVGDPADYPAGQPFRAPILAALAASPTLALELSPDELLVSQDDVSKYGVCKRDCLPGLLPEPLWRKLALRLRGNPAALDAIKKMRPWLASLVVETYDSLSAGLQTEYGTEAQLQNVYLRTRGKIVGLETLAQQMRAFTGLSAAQQREMLAQDLVQTPAQNVEDVRTLHRLWRVGDADAIAAWQAAKSEKLARDPRVSNSIDNRIVYERNRRFVAKMLQLAAPNKPLFVAIGALHLGGPKGVLQLLRQHGFVVEAG
- a CDS encoding peptide ABC transporter ATP-binding protein gives rise to the protein MSAVPETRRQSGRTGDHVLVADQLARYYTVKRGMFAHGTVKALNGVSFALERGKTLAVVGESGCGKSTLARQLTMIETPSAGRLLIDGEDVAGANREKIAALRRRVQMVFQNPFASLNPRKTVEQTLGEPLAINTQMSATERADRIAQMMRTVGLRPEHAKRYPHMFSGGQRQRVAIARAMILDPQIVVADEPVSALDVSIQAQILNLFMDLQDQFKTSYVFISHNLSVVEHIADDVMVMYFGGVAELGDKQRIFSKPRHPYTRALMSATPSIFEADRTIKIKLQGEMPSPLNPPSGCTFHQRCPYVIDRCRSEEPKLREVDGRLVSCHRAEEVGDVDA